The Persephonella sp. IF05-L8 genome contains a region encoding:
- the kdsB gene encoding 3-deoxy-manno-octulosonate cytidylyltransferase, translating into MAVIIIPARKGSTRLKNKLLLHVKGKPVIQWTAENCLRVKNASRVIVATDSQEIADIFENSPIEAVLTPSDLNSGSDRVAYVAKNLQEEKIINVQGDEPLLEPSDIEKVIEALNEAQISTLAYPIQNEEDYLNPNVVKVVIDKKGYALYFSRSPIPFYRDIDFSQMIKNFETPVLKHIGVYGYKKEALMDFAFALSQTTYEQIEKLEQLRLLENGYRIKVIKASKDTLGIDTKEDFEKFCQIVS; encoded by the coding sequence TTGGCTGTAATAATCATCCCTGCCAGAAAAGGCTCAACAAGACTAAAAAACAAGCTTCTCCTTCATGTGAAGGGGAAGCCTGTTATTCAATGGACAGCAGAAAACTGCCTCAGGGTAAAAAATGCCAGCCGTGTTATTGTAGCAACAGATAGTCAGGAAATAGCAGATATATTTGAAAATTCTCCAATAGAAGCAGTTTTAACCCCCTCTGACCTGAATAGCGGAAGTGATAGGGTTGCATATGTGGCAAAAAACTTACAGGAAGAAAAAATAATAAATGTTCAGGGAGATGAACCCCTTCTTGAACCTTCAGACATAGAGAAGGTAATAGAAGCCCTTAATGAAGCCCAGATATCAACCCTTGCCTATCCTATTCAGAACGAGGAAGACTATCTAAATCCCAATGTCGTCAAAGTAGTTATTGATAAAAAAGGATATGCCCTGTATTTTTCCCGTAGTCCTATTCCTTTTTATCGGGATATAGATTTTTCCCAGATGATTAAAAATTTTGAAACTCCTGTCTTGAAACATATCGGGGTTTACGGGTATAAAAAAGAAGCACTGATGGATTTTGCCTTTGCACTATCCCAGACGACCTATGAACAGATAGAAAAGTTAGAACAGCTAAGACTTCTTGAAAATGGTTATCGTATCAAGGTAATCAAAGCCTCAAAGGATACCCTGGGTATAGACACAAAGGAAGATTTTGAAAAATTCTGCCAGATAGTTAGCTAA
- a CDS encoding thiazole synthase, whose amino-acid sequence MFDLEKFLQEDKLVIGDREFTSRLIVGSGKYKDFEETAKATEASGAQMITVAVRRVNITDPNKPNLLDYIDTSKVMILPNTAGCYTAEEAVLTAKLAREALGHGFVKLEVIGDQKTLYPDMIETLKAAEILVKEGFTVLPYITDDPIMAKKFEEIGCAAVMPLAAPIGSGLGLQNPYNILFIKEAVNVPVIVDAGIGTASDAAIVMELGVDGVLMNTAIAQAKDPIKMAVAMKHAVIAGRLAYLAGRIPKKMYASASSPVEGIIGR is encoded by the coding sequence ATGTTTGATTTAGAAAAATTTCTGCAAGAAGACAAATTAGTAATTGGTGACAGAGAGTTTACATCAAGACTTATTGTTGGTTCAGGTAAATATAAGGATTTTGAGGAAACAGCAAAAGCAACAGAAGCCTCTGGAGCACAGATGATAACTGTTGCTGTCAGAAGAGTTAACATAACAGACCCCAACAAGCCAAACCTTCTTGATTACATAGATACATCAAAAGTAATGATACTTCCAAATACAGCTGGATGTTATACAGCAGAAGAAGCTGTTTTAACTGCTAAGCTTGCCAGGGAAGCTCTTGGACATGGATTTGTCAAACTTGAAGTTATTGGCGACCAGAAAACACTTTATCCAGATATGATAGAAACCTTAAAAGCAGCAGAAATCCTTGTAAAAGAAGGTTTCACCGTTCTACCTTATATAACAGATGACCCAATAATGGCTAAGAAGTTTGAAGAAATAGGCTGTGCTGCCGTTATGCCACTTGCGGCTCCAATTGGTTCAGGTCTTGGTCTTCAAAATCCATATAACATTCTTTTCATAAAAGAGGCTGTTAATGTTCCTGTTATTGTTGATGCAGGTATAGGAACAGCTTCAGATGCTGCTATAGTTATGGAACTTGGAGTTGATGGTGTTCTGATGAATACAGCTATCGCACAGGCAAAAGACCCTATAAAAATGGCTGTCGCAATGAAACATGCAGTAATTGCAGGAAGACTTGCCTACCTTGCAGGTAGAATACCTAAGAAAATGTATGCTTCGGCTTCATCTCCAGTGGAAGGAATAATCGGAAGATAA
- a CDS encoding MBL fold metallo-hydrolase, translating to MIDKVVVRSFGAAETVTGSCHLIEVGNLKILVDCGMFQGHDEKHNYEDFGFNPKKVDYLIVTHAHIDHIGRIPLLVRRGFRGKIISTAPTKNIARIMLLDAAKVMEEEYRTEYKKALRRGHPEDVPPPLYDEDDVYEAMEHFKITLDYHQTLELTDYLKITFKNAGHILGSAYIQIDVKINDKWKSIIFSGDLGMKERLIIKPLEFSKNGQIIFTEATYGNRKHRSLKETIKEFKQAVIESFERGGNIVIPTFALERSQEILYVLRHMYDRGELPKCKVFLDSPLAISATKIFLQFPEYFNEATKKMVEQGENPFIFPYVHFTTTVEESKAINAIDSGAIILAGSGMCTGGRIKHHLKHNLWRPESSVIFVGYQAKGTLGRQIIDGAKTVKIYGEEIAVKAKIYTINGFSSHADQPVLLEWLSNFENTELINIVHGEAEIIQTFKDKIDQTLNVKTHIMKKGEPLYIT from the coding sequence ATGATTGATAAAGTAGTGGTTCGCTCTTTTGGTGCTGCAGAAACAGTAACAGGTTCTTGTCATCTTATTGAAGTAGGTAATCTCAAGATATTAGTAGATTGTGGTATGTTTCAAGGGCATGATGAAAAACATAATTACGAAGATTTTGGATTTAATCCCAAGAAAGTAGATTATTTGATAGTAACCCATGCCCACATTGACCATATAGGCAGAATACCTCTTTTGGTTAGGAGAGGATTTAGAGGAAAAATTATATCTACAGCTCCTACCAAAAATATAGCCCGTATAATGCTTCTTGATGCAGCTAAGGTTATGGAGGAAGAATACAGGACAGAATATAAAAAGGCTCTTAGACGGGGACATCCTGAAGATGTTCCACCTCCTTTGTATGATGAGGATGATGTTTATGAAGCTATGGAGCATTTTAAGATAACCTTAGATTATCATCAAACCCTTGAATTAACAGACTATCTGAAAATCACTTTTAAGAACGCAGGGCATATTCTGGGGTCAGCTTATATTCAGATAGATGTAAAAATAAATGATAAATGGAAAAGTATAATCTTTTCTGGCGACCTGGGAATGAAGGAAAGATTAATTATAAAACCATTAGAATTTTCAAAAAATGGACAGATTATATTCACAGAGGCTACTTATGGAAATAGGAAACATAGAAGTTTAAAAGAAACTATAAAAGAATTTAAACAGGCTGTTATAGAGAGTTTTGAAAGAGGGGGAAATATAGTTATCCCTACCTTTGCACTTGAAAGGTCTCAGGAAATTCTTTATGTGTTAAGACACATGTATGACAGGGGAGAACTCCCAAAATGTAAAGTGTTTCTGGACAGTCCCCTTGCTATATCTGCAACTAAAATATTTCTTCAATTTCCAGAGTATTTCAATGAGGCTACAAAAAAAATGGTAGAGCAAGGGGAAAATCCATTTATATTTCCCTATGTCCATTTTACAACTACCGTAGAGGAGTCAAAGGCTATAAACGCAATTGATAGTGGTGCAATTATACTGGCAGGAAGTGGTATGTGTACAGGGGGTAGAATTAAACATCATCTTAAGCATAATTTATGGAGACCTGAGAGTTCAGTTATATTTGTGGGATATCAGGCCAAAGGAACCCTTGGAAGACAAATAATAGATGGAGCAAAAACAGTCAAAATCTATGGGGAAGAAATTGCTGTCAAAGCTAAAATTTATACAATAAACGGATTTTCTTCCCATGCAGACCAGCCTGTTTTACTTGAATGGCTTTCTAACTTTGAAAATACAGAACTGATAAATATAGTTCATGGAGAAGCTGAAATAATACAAACATTCAAGGATAAAATAGACCAAACTCTAAATGTAAAAACCCATATTATGAAAAAAGGAGAACCTCTTTATATAACATAA
- a CDS encoding sulfite exporter TauE/SafE family protein translates to MLKYLLISLAGFLGSYHCIGMCGFIPPLIQHRSWLIGNLLYSAGRIFSYMFLGFVAGYAGMFFHKIEFQLFQKSLSIFLGIAMVIFGLQITGNIKEKGIPGLDLIFITISEILAKFRKNPFFLGMFNGFLPCPLVYAFLMQAIFEGSPLKGMLVMLAFGLGTVPAMLFASKLFQVLSPKLRKRVASFSGVIVIILGIWLILRGLGLVHHHH, encoded by the coding sequence TTGCTTAAATATCTTCTCATAAGTCTGGCAGGATTTCTTGGTTCCTATCACTGCATTGGAATGTGCGGTTTTATACCTCCTTTAATCCAACACCGTTCATGGTTAATTGGTAATCTCCTTTACAGTGCAGGAAGAATTTTTTCTTATATGTTCCTTGGTTTCGTTGCAGGATATGCTGGTATGTTTTTTCATAAAATTGAGTTTCAGCTTTTTCAAAAATCCCTTTCTATTTTCCTCGGCATTGCAATGGTTATATTTGGGCTACAGATAACTGGAAATATAAAAGAAAAAGGTATTCCTGGCTTAGACCTTATTTTTATTACTATCAGCGAAATCTTAGCTAAATTTAGAAAAAATCCCTTTTTTCTGGGAATGTTTAATGGATTTTTACCCTGTCCCCTGGTGTATGCGTTTTTAATGCAGGCTATTTTTGAAGGTTCTCCCTTAAAAGGAATGCTTGTCATGCTTGCATTTGGATTGGGAACTGTGCCTGCCATGCTTTTTGCCAGTAAGTTATTTCAGGTTCTCAGTCCAAAACTCCGAAAGAGAGTGGCTTCATTTTCAGGGGTAATAGTTATAATTCTTGGGATATGGCTTATCCTTCGAGGTTTAGGTTTAGTTCATCATCATCATTAG
- the fmt gene encoding methionyl-tRNA formyltransferase, whose amino-acid sequence MKIVFWGTPDFAAESLKALLNSKHQVVGVVTQPDKPKGRGKKLTPPPVKVVAQEAGIPVFQPEKVKNNKELYEKLKELNPDIFVVVAYGKILPKEIIELPRYKTINVHASLLPEYRGAAPIHRAIMEGKEKTGVCIMEITEELDAGDIYECVEVPITPQDDIVSLHDKLASEGAKLLVEVLDKIEKGEITKIPQEHSKATYAKPIQKEEGKIDWSRPAKEIFNQIRALKVWPKAFTKFRDKEIKILDAQIIDENSRGKAGEIVDIVKGKGFTIQTGKGQLLITKVQFPNSKAISGDEAVRGYHIKKGEIME is encoded by the coding sequence TTGAAAATAGTTTTCTGGGGAACACCAGATTTTGCAGCAGAAAGTCTAAAAGCCCTTCTAAACTCCAAACATCAGGTTGTTGGAGTTGTTACACAGCCAGATAAACCTAAAGGAAGGGGCAAAAAACTAACTCCCCCACCGGTAAAAGTTGTTGCACAGGAAGCAGGTATTCCTGTTTTTCAACCTGAAAAAGTAAAAAATAATAAAGAGCTTTATGAGAAACTTAAAGAACTAAACCCTGATATATTCGTAGTAGTTGCCTACGGAAAAATCCTACCCAAAGAAATTATAGAACTTCCCAGATACAAAACAATCAATGTTCATGCCTCTTTACTTCCAGAATACAGAGGAGCAGCACCTATCCATAGAGCAATAATGGAAGGAAAAGAAAAAACAGGTGTTTGTATAATGGAAATAACCGAAGAATTAGATGCTGGTGATATATATGAATGTGTTGAGGTTCCAATAACCCCGCAAGATGATATTGTCTCACTGCACGATAAACTGGCATCAGAGGGAGCAAAACTACTTGTAGAAGTTCTGGACAAAATAGAAAAAGGAGAAATAACAAAAATACCACAGGAACACAGCAAAGCAACCTATGCAAAGCCAATACAAAAAGAAGAGGGGAAAATAGACTGGAGCAGACCTGCAAAAGAAATATTTAATCAAATTAGAGCACTGAAGGTCTGGCCTAAAGCATTTACAAAATTTAGAGATAAAGAAATCAAAATACTTGATGCCCAAATAATAGATGAAAATTCCAGAGGAAAAGCAGGTGAAATAGTTGATATAGTAAAAGGAAAAGGGTTTACTATCCAGACAGGGAAGGGACAATTACTTATTACAAAAGTCCAATTCCCTAATAGCAAGGCAATAAGTGGAGATGAGGCTGTTAGAGGGTATCATATTAAAAAAGGAGAAATTATGGAATAG
- the rlmB gene encoding 23S rRNA (guanosine(2251)-2'-O)-methyltransferase RlmB encodes MKEKNKFVIWGRNPIIEALRAGKSIEKILMAHDTHLPKELIKLSERNKVKIQKVPRKKVEEIAGTKKTQGVVAILSPIQYWNENDLIDEIIEKQGVLLVMDHITDPQNVGNMIRTAEVLGVGGIVIPRERSSPINEVVVKASTGAVFHLPITKVGSLRQFLDRFKKKGGWVMVVEKGGKPIHKLNFPFPLAVVLGSEGKGVSKSVIDTADIIATIPMKGRVTSLNVSSATAIALWEVAKQLWIN; translated from the coding sequence ATGAAAGAAAAAAATAAGTTTGTGATTTGGGGTAGAAATCCCATAATAGAAGCTTTAAGGGCAGGTAAAAGTATAGAAAAAATATTAATGGCACACGATACCCACCTGCCTAAGGAGTTAATTAAACTATCTGAAAGGAATAAGGTAAAAATTCAAAAAGTTCCACGAAAGAAAGTTGAAGAAATTGCTGGAACTAAGAAAACACAAGGGGTTGTAGCTATACTCAGTCCCATTCAATACTGGAATGAGAATGACCTTATAGATGAGATTATAGAGAAACAAGGGGTTTTACTGGTAATGGACCATATAACAGACCCTCAAAATGTAGGTAATATGATAAGAACAGCAGAAGTCTTGGGGGTGGGTGGAATAGTTATCCCACGGGAAAGAAGTTCTCCTATTAACGAGGTTGTAGTAAAAGCATCTACAGGAGCAGTCTTTCATCTTCCCATAACAAAAGTAGGTAGTTTACGTCAATTTTTAGATAGATTTAAGAAAAAAGGTGGGTGGGTAATGGTCGTAGAAAAAGGGGGAAAACCTATTCACAAACTTAACTTTCCTTTTCCTCTTGCTGTAGTTTTGGGTTCAGAAGGTAAAGGCGTTTCTAAATCTGTTATAGATACAGCAGATATTATAGCAACTATACCTATGAAAGGGAGGGTAACATCCTTAAATGTTTCTTCAGCCACAGCTATAGCTTTATGGGAAGTAGCTAAGCAGTTATGGATAAATTAG
- a CDS encoding Rieske 2Fe-2S domain-containing protein: MAEEKVSRRDFLLYAMGGWAAVGLGGVLYAMYKTWEPLPEVKAAGIVKFDLSKVAPGQLKVVQWRGKPVFVLHKTPDMKKCDNRTIAGEYTVVVGICTHLGCIPNWEADKKIFKCPCHGGEFDACGVNIFGPPPRPLEIPPFKLEGKTIVLGETGPEYEKMMKG; the protein is encoded by the coding sequence ATGGCTGAAGAAAAAGTTAGCAGACGGGACTTCCTCCTGTATGCCATGGGAGGATGGGCTGCTGTAGGGCTTGGCGGTGTTTTATACGCCATGTATAAAACATGGGAGCCTTTACCAGAAGTAAAAGCAGCTGGTATTGTCAAGTTTGACCTTTCAAAAGTAGCACCTGGACAACTTAAAGTTGTTCAGTGGAGAGGGAAGCCGGTCTTTGTTCTACACAAAACTCCGGATATGAAAAAGTGTGATAACAGGACTATAGCAGGGGAATACACAGTTGTTGTTGGAATATGTACCCACCTGGGTTGTATTCCTAACTGGGAAGCTGATAAAAAGATATTTAAATGTCCATGTCACGGTGGTGAATTTGACGCCTGTGGAGTAAACATATTTGGTCCTCCTCCAAGACCTCTTGAAATACCTCCATTTAAACTGGAAGGGAAAACTATTGTTTTAGGGGAAACAGGCCCCGAATACGAAAAAATGATGAAAGGTTAG
- a CDS encoding cytochrome bc complex cytochrome b subunit, protein MEKKGGLMEWLDKRLAVNALWRVLMSEYYIPKNINWLWSSGVLTILVFAILVVSGIFVLMYYKPDAKLAFDSVNKTIMLDVSFGWVFRHVHAVGASIMFLVLFIHMGRGIYYGSYKAPREVLWVTGFILFVLMSATAFTGYLLPWGQMSYWAAQTITTLFSKIPFIGPDLVIWIRGNYIVADATLTRFFALHVTLLPALIAVFTAIHLYALRIVGSNNEDGIPMTKEEKKEKGIPFWPVFMSKEYFIMSLFLFFFFYLVFFNYNFAMDPINFQPANYLQTPPHIYPEWYFLSFYEVLRGFFFSETLGLIGFVLSMFIPLFLPWLDTSPYPYVSGKHRPLFKIMWWIFVADFIALTILGKLPPTGLFAWLGFITSIIYFVFFLSLPIISAIEKRKAASGGGQ, encoded by the coding sequence ATGGAGAAAAAAGGCGGATTAATGGAATGGCTTGATAAAAGGCTCGCCGTCAACGCTTTGTGGCGAGTGTTAATGTCAGAGTATTACATTCCTAAAAATATTAACTGGTTATGGAGTTCTGGTGTTCTTACTATTCTGGTTTTTGCTATTCTGGTGGTTTCTGGAATATTTGTACTTATGTATTACAAACCTGATGCGAAACTTGCTTTTGATAGTGTAAACAAGACAATTATGCTTGATGTTTCGTTTGGTTGGGTGTTTAGACATGTTCATGCTGTAGGTGCATCTATTATGTTCCTGGTTCTATTTATTCATATGGGTAGAGGTATTTATTACGGTTCATATAAAGCTCCCAGAGAAGTTCTTTGGGTAACAGGTTTTATCCTGTTTGTCTTAATGTCTGCTACAGCTTTCACCGGATATCTTCTCCCTTGGGGACAGATGTCTTACTGGGCTGCTCAAACTATTACAACATTATTCTCTAAAATCCCATTTATTGGACCTGACCTTGTTATCTGGATTAGAGGTAACTATATAGTTGCAGACGCTACACTAACAAGGTTCTTCGCATTACACGTAACATTATTGCCAGCTCTTATTGCTGTATTTACTGCAATTCACCTGTATGCTCTTAGAATAGTTGGTTCTAACAACGAAGATGGAATACCAATGACAAAAGAAGAAAAGAAAGAAAAAGGAATTCCTTTCTGGCCTGTATTTATGTCTAAAGAATACTTCATTATGTCATTATTCCTGTTCTTCTTCTTCTATCTTGTATTCTTTAACTACAACTTTGCTATGGACCCAATTAACTTCCAGCCTGCAAACTATTTACAAACACCACCTCACATTTATCCTGAATGGTATTTCCTTTCATTCTATGAAGTATTAAGAGGATTTTTCTTTAGTGAAACACTGGGACTTATAGGATTTGTACTGTCTATGTTTATACCTTTATTCTTACCATGGTTAGATACTTCTCCATATCCTTACGTAAGTGGTAAACACAGACCACTTTTCAAAATCATGTGGTGGATTTTTGTTGCTGATTTTATAGCACTAACAATACTTGGTAAGCTGCCACCTACAGGCCTGTTCGCATGGCTTGGTTTTATAACATCTATTATTTACTTTGTATTCTTCCTTTCACTTCCAATTATTTCAGCAATTGAGAAAAGAAAGGCAGCTTCTGGAGGTGGGCAATAA
- a CDS encoding c-type cytochrome: MKDLKIFIVIAIIVGITYWGIEPLAHGIMHKHIEEAIEKYHLPDYNFSDLGPTPPLDGNAEQGKQNFQMFCASCHGLKADGIKAPMDPKTAAASFGVVPPDLSNVASFTDEKFLFHFIKDPAKASEFKKIAMPAMGLNDEQIADIIAYLKSTAKKLEGKELVKEACGRCHSIKYQKVYAETPPENLKKYLGKVPPDLSIIMKAKGEEYIAAFINKPQALLPGTSMPRVGLNKEATEETLKYLEEIADPHKEQRQKVGIIVLAYMLVMIGLTYAWKKKIWKNLH; the protein is encoded by the coding sequence ATGAAGGATTTAAAAATATTTATAGTTATAGCAATTATCGTAGGGATAACCTATTGGGGTATAGAGCCTTTAGCACATGGTATTATGCATAAGCATATAGAGGAAGCTATAGAAAAATATCACTTGCCAGATTATAATTTCTCAGACCTGGGACCTACCCCTCCTTTAGATGGAAATGCTGAACAGGGTAAGCAAAACTTTCAAATGTTTTGTGCTTCCTGCCATGGACTTAAAGCTGATGGAATAAAAGCTCCAATGGACCCAAAAACTGCAGCTGCATCTTTTGGTGTAGTTCCTCCTGACCTATCTAATGTGGCTTCATTTACAGATGAAAAATTCCTTTTCCACTTTATCAAAGACCCTGCAAAGGCGTCTGAATTTAAAAAGATAGCTATGCCTGCAATGGGACTTAATGATGAACAAATTGCAGATATTATTGCTTATCTCAAATCAACAGCTAAAAAATTAGAAGGAAAAGAACTTGTTAAAGAAGCCTGTGGAAGATGTCATAGTATTAAGTATCAGAAAGTATATGCAGAAACTCCACCAGAAAATCTGAAAAAATATCTTGGTAAAGTTCCTCCTGACTTATCTATAATAATGAAAGCGAAAGGAGAAGAATATATTGCAGCTTTTATTAACAAACCTCAGGCTCTTTTACCTGGAACATCTATGCCAAGGGTAGGATTGAACAAAGAAGCTACAGAAGAAACTCTTAAATACTTAGAAGAAATTGCTGACCCTCACAAAGAACAAAGACAAAAAGTTGGAATTATTGTTCTGGCTTATATGCTTGTTATGATTGGCCTTACTTATGCATGGAAGAAGAAAATCTGGAAAAATCTTCACTAA
- the secF gene encoding protein translocase subunit SecF: MRNFLNEPPNIDFMKIKKQGYIVSTLLVIASLVLIFTKGFNLGLDFTGGTAVQVKFVDKVSTAEIRSALRLVNLQDSMIQAVGTEGDEYEIRVSLKKGKSSEIVAKIKKALKEKFGDKFEIRKIDYIGAVVGEELRKASVYSIVAVMVAILIYVGFRFEPVFAIGAVVPLFHDAIITLGIFSLLGEEVNLAVIAAILTVLGYSLNDTIIIFDRIRENIKIRGKKNLLQLVNQSINENLSRTIITSGTTLFSVLALYLFGGESLKGFSLALLIGIVFGTYSSIYVASPIVVDLERFLKKKGGEGKKAAKPA, from the coding sequence ATGAGGAACTTTTTAAACGAGCCACCAAATATTGATTTTATGAAAATAAAAAAACAGGGATATATTGTTTCAACTCTTCTTGTTATTGCCAGTCTTGTATTGATTTTTACTAAAGGATTTAATTTAGGTCTGGATTTCACAGGGGGAACAGCTGTTCAGGTAAAATTTGTAGATAAAGTATCTACAGCTGAAATAAGAAGCGCTTTAAGACTTGTTAACCTACAAGACTCAATGATACAGGCTGTAGGAACAGAAGGAGATGAGTATGAAATCAGAGTATCCTTGAAAAAGGGTAAATCCTCCGAAATTGTCGCAAAAATCAAAAAAGCTCTAAAAGAAAAATTTGGAGATAAATTTGAAATAAGGAAGATAGATTACATAGGGGCTGTTGTTGGAGAGGAGCTACGGAAAGCAAGTGTATATTCAATAGTTGCTGTTATGGTTGCCATCCTTATTTATGTTGGATTTAGATTTGAACCTGTTTTTGCAATAGGTGCCGTGGTTCCACTCTTTCATGATGCAATAATAACACTGGGAATATTTTCATTACTTGGAGAAGAAGTAAATCTTGCAGTGATAGCAGCTATTCTGACTGTTCTTGGTTATTCTCTCAACGATACAATTATTATCTTTGATAGAATAAGAGAAAACATAAAAATCAGAGGTAAGAAAAATCTACTGCAGCTTGTTAATCAAAGTATCAATGAAAACCTCTCCAGAACAATCATAACTTCTGGAACAACCTTATTCTCAGTTCTTGCTCTTTATCTGTTTGGTGGTGAGTCTCTAAAAGGCTTTTCACTGGCATTACTTATTGGTATAGTGTTTGGAACATATTCTTCTATATATGTGGCATCTCCTATTGTAGTTGACCTTGAAAGATTTCTTAAGAAAAAAGGAGGAGAAGGTAAAAAAGCTGCAAAACCTGCCTGA
- the secD gene encoding protein translocase subunit SecD has translation MKADLKWKLLLTFGVLVASIYLIFSKPVKLGLDLQGGMSIVLEVDVDHVIQTQYKQLAEDIRKKLKEANIDVLNIKVSKDKVIISLLDPTQIDKAYKIISDNFPQVKAETSDGTISVAFAPWELERIKKLTVQQAVETIRNRIDEFGTLNANVSKLGEKRILVEIPGVVDPERAKAIIGKTAQLELLEVVDTAFSKEELLKRYPKLPPGTKILEGVPEKINGKEIKEWFLVKDTPIVTGSQLKDARAGVDNRGKPAVNFELTDEGASIFGEATAKMIGKRLAIVLDNKVVSAPVVRSRISKSGQITGNFTPEEAADLAIILRAGALPAPVKILEERVIGPTLGKDSIQKTLKAGIAALVLVGLFMIWRYAISGFISIMALLFNGILLWAAMVFLDVTLTLPGIAGIILNIGMAVDANVIIFERIKEELKRGKTLRVAIEEGFKRAWDAILDAQITTLIAAFVLFQFGTGPLKGFAATLSIGTITSIFTAMFVTKLFLDIILGGRKSLKYAF, from the coding sequence TTGAAAGCAGATTTAAAGTGGAAGTTATTACTCACATTTGGGGTTCTGGTAGCCTCAATCTATCTCATTTTTTCAAAACCTGTAAAGCTTGGACTTGACCTTCAAGGTGGTATGAGTATTGTCCTTGAGGTTGATGTCGACCATGTAATCCAAACCCAGTATAAACAGCTTGCAGAAGATATAAGAAAAAAACTAAAAGAAGCAAACATAGATGTTCTTAACATAAAAGTATCCAAAGATAAAGTGATAATTTCCCTCCTTGACCCTACCCAGATAGATAAGGCATACAAAATAATCTCCGATAATTTCCCTCAGGTAAAAGCAGAAACCTCCGACGGAACAATCTCTGTTGCTTTTGCACCATGGGAATTAGAAAGAATAAAAAAACTTACTGTCCAGCAAGCTGTTGAAACAATCAGAAACAGGATAGATGAATTTGGAACTTTAAATGCAAATGTTTCTAAACTTGGAGAAAAAAGAATTCTTGTTGAAATTCCTGGGGTTGTTGACCCAGAAAGAGCCAAAGCTATTATTGGGAAAACGGCACAGCTTGAACTACTTGAAGTTGTAGATACTGCTTTTAGCAAAGAAGAATTACTAAAACGTTACCCAAAACTACCTCCAGGAACAAAAATACTTGAAGGTGTCCCAGAAAAAATAAATGGCAAAGAAATTAAAGAATGGTTTCTTGTAAAAGATACTCCAATTGTAACCGGTTCACAGCTTAAGGATGCAAGGGCTGGAGTTGATAATAGAGGAAAACCTGCTGTTAATTTTGAGCTTACAGATGAAGGGGCTTCAATTTTTGGTGAAGCCACGGCAAAAATGATAGGTAAAAGACTTGCTATTGTATTAGATAATAAAGTTGTATCTGCACCGGTTGTTCGTTCCCGTATCTCAAAATCCGGACAGATTACTGGAAACTTTACCCCTGAAGAAGCTGCAGACCTTGCTATTATTTTAAGAGCTGGAGCTTTACCTGCACCAGTTAAAATTCTTGAGGAGAGAGTAATAGGACCTACGCTTGGTAAAGATTCTATACAAAAAACTTTAAAAGCAGGTATAGCAGCCTTAGTCCTTGTGGGATTATTTATGATATGGAGATATGCAATTTCTGGTTTTATATCCATAATGGCCTTATTGTTCAACGGAATTCTGCTCTGGGCTGCAATGGTTTTCTTAGATGTTACTCTTACCCTGCCAGGTATTGCAGGTATTATCCTTAACATTGGTATGGCTGTGGATGCCAATGTAATTATATTTGAAAGAATTAAAGAAGAACTTAAACGGGGTAAAACTCTCCGTGTGGCTATAGAAGAAGGATTTAAAAGGGCATGGGATGCTATTCTGGATGCCCAGATAACCACATTAATTGCTGCATTTGTTCTATTCCAGTTCGGAACAGGGCCACTTAAAGGATTTGCTGCAACATTATCTATAGGAACAATAACTTCAATATTTACAGCTATGTTTGTTACTAAACTGTTCCTTGATATTATTCTTGGCGGCAGAAAATCTTTAAAATATGCATTTTAG